A stretch of Cicer arietinum cultivar CDC Frontier isolate Library 1 chromosome 5, Cicar.CDCFrontier_v2.0, whole genome shotgun sequence DNA encodes these proteins:
- the LOC101491450 gene encoding protein REDUCED CHLOROPLAST COVERAGE 2, with protein sequence MAPKMGKTKSHKTKGEKKKKEEKVLPTVIEITVETPEGSRVTLKSISTDTILDLRKLLSVHVETCHFTNFSLSHEVRGERLKDIVEIVSLKPCYLSIVQEEYTEELAVAHIRRLLDITACTTVFGKSDTKEPACSVQSEIKNGSEKNPKTKPDDHNLDSGDVSMCPPPRLGHFYHFFSFSNLTPPFQYIRRSNRPFLEDKTEDDFFQIDVRVCSGKPTRIIASRKGFYPAGKHILVSHALVALLQQISRVFEAAYRALMKAFTEHNKFGNLPYGFRANTWLVPPIVSNNPSLFPSLPMEDETWGGNGGGQGRDSKHEKRQWAKDFAILATMPCQNSEERQIRDRKAFLLHSLFVDVSVFKAVSAIKHFKDRKEGCFSYEERSGDLIIKVIRDVSDASVKLDCKNDGTLVLGLSEEELAQRNLLKGITADESVAVHDTPTLGAVVIRHCGYTAVVKVSPKIDWEGSLDSYEIDIEDQPEGGANALNVNSLRMVLHNSITPQSSNAIQQIQSTNIENCHSAQSLVKKVLEESFLKLKDEATRHRKFIRWELGACWVQHLQNQEPKKAEEDKLEPYVKGLGKHGGLLKKKKIDIVSLKVEQEKDNDLNKHDATQQELDRQCEEMETIWRKLLPDAAYSRLKESKTDFHLKSPDELMEMAHKYYDDIALPKLVADFGSLELSPVDGRTLTDFLHTRGLQMSSLGRVVELSDKLPHVQSLCIHEMVVRAYKHILQAVVAAVDNDSELASSIASCLNILLGVPSSETNDDDDTTSCDKLKWKWVEVFLLKRFGWKWKCENSKDLRKFSILRGLCHKVGLELIPRDYDMNTTYPFRKSDIVSMVPIYKHVACSSADGRTLLELSKTSLDKGKLEDSVNYGTKALSKLVSVCGPYHRMTAGAYSLLAVVLYHTGDFNQATIYQQKALDINERELGLDHPDTMKSYGDLAVFYYRLQHTELALKYVNRALYLLHLTCGPSHPNTAATYINVAMMEEGLGNVHVALRYLHEALKCNKRLLGADHIQTAASYHAIAIALSLMEAYSLSVQHEQTTLQILQAKLGSDDLRTQDALAWLEYFESKALEQQEAARNGTPKPDASISSKGHLSVSDLLDYITPNADLKTREAQKKAHAKLNGKSGQNWDAASYENHKEEDMSQDFSITETSSDKENKSEVEFQEQMIDKAESTNLHQTTLNESNKLEQDDNSVEGWQEAVPKGRSLVGRKSSSSKRPTLEKLNTNFINVSQSSRYRRKPTNISSPRSNFNETMKGPSLPVQKKFVKSSSFSPKLNSSNTPAAGVEKLEDSKSAPVSPAPSGPVSRGISFQSTSKLFSYKEVALAPPGTIVKAVAEQPLKEHPIVEQNSNTSPMIIATKEIHSNVTTPIHEKQQESSHRENKVKEVVVVTETLKSNVEVENKDVVIEKKVEVGNITTMEVEKSDCLNSNGTSELETFHNVNPLTILIENKIQLHDCNDDSTSKEGENPQPSEEEKQDEIEIGKEPIKKLSAAAPPFNPSTVPVFGSVPVPVPVPSFNDHVGILPPPVNISPLLAVINPRRSLHQSATARVPYGPRISGGYNNRYGNRIPRNKTVFHSTDSNLPTIMNPHATEFVPSQTWVPNGYPTTFPPLSPNAILDSLNDTPVNQNETFLDEQVTEFSCEKKPIEQNPEQDPSANNENSFPKLQEQDTDLSHKIDSSPVDEVANDDTVDEGKPSKCWGDYSDNEADTTEVIG encoded by the exons ATGGCGCCAAAGATGGGAAAAACAAAATCTCACAAAACTAagggagagaaaaagaaaaaagaagagaaag TTTTGCCAACAGTTATTGAAATTACTGTAGAAACACCAGAAGGCTCGCGAGTTACCCTTAAG AGCATCTCTACAGACACGATCCTTGATTTGAGAAAGCTTTTATCGGTACATGTTGAGACTTGTCACTTCACTAACTTCTCCCTATCTCACGAG GTGCGAGGTGAGAGGTTAAAAGACATCGTGGAAATCGTGTCACTGAAACCATGTTATCTCTCAATCGTGCAAG aggaATATACGGAAGAGTTGGCCGTTGCGCATATTCGACGACTTTTGGACATAACAGCATGCACCACGGTTTTCGGGAAATCCGACACAAAAGAACCGGCTTGTTCGGTTCAGAGCGAAATAAAAAATGGGTCGGAAAAAAACCCGAAAACCAAACCCGATGATCATAATTTGGACTCGGGTGATGTCTCCATGTGTCCACCACCTAGACTTGGACActtctatcacttcttttcCTTTTCGAACCTTACGCCTCCGTTTCAAT ACATACGAAGATCAAACCGTCCATTCCTTGAGGATAAGACAGAGGATGATTTCTTTCAGATTGAT GTTCGAGTTTGCAGTGGAAAACCAACTAGAATTATTGCCTCCCGGAAAGGATTTTATCCTGCCGGAAAACATATTCTTGTGAGCCATGCATTGGTGGCTCTCTTACAACAGATAAGCAGAGTGTTCGAAGCT GCCTATAGAGCTCTTATGAAGGCCTTTACAGAACATAATAAG TTTGGCAATCTTCCTTATGGTTTTCGTGCAAACACATGGCTTGTCCCTCCAATTGTTTCCAACAATCCATCATTGTTTCCTTCACTACCTATGGAAGATGAAACTTGGGGAGGAAATGGAGGTGGTCAAGGAAGAGATTCTAAACATGAAAAGAGACAATGGGCCAAAGATTTTGCAATTCTAGCTACAATGCCTTGTCAAAATTCTGAAGAGAGACAAATTCGAGATAGGAAAGCTTTTCTACTTCATAGTTTATTTGTAGATGTATCAGTCTTCAAAGCAGTTTCTGCAATAAAGCATTTCAAAGATAGAAAAGAAGGTTGTTTTAGTTATGAAGAAAGAAGTGGTGATTTAATTATTAAGGTGATAAGAGATGTATCTGATGCAAGTGTTAAGTTGGATTGCAAAAATGATGGGACTTTGGTTCTTGGTTTATCAGAGGAAGAACTTGCTCAGAGAAACTTGCTTAAAGGCATAACTGCTGATGAGAGTGTAGCTGTTCAT GACACGCCTACTTTAGGTGCAGTAGTTATACGACATTGTGGCTACACAGCTGTGGTAAAGGTTTCACCTAAGATAGATTGGGAGGGGAGTCTTGATTCCTATGAAATCGATATCGAAGATCAGCCTGAAGGAGGTGCAAATGCATTAAATGTTAACAG CTTGAGGATGGTACTCCATAACTCAATCACTCCTCAATCATCTAATGCAATCCAACAAATCCAGAGCACAAATATTGAGAATTGTCATTCTGCTCAGTCTTTGGTAAAGAAAGTTCTTGAGGAAAGTTTTCTAAAATTGAAGGATGAGGCCACTAGACATAGGAAGTTTATCAGATGGGAGCTTGGGGCATGTTGGGTACAACATTTGCAAAATCAAGAGCCGAAAAAGGCTGAAGAAGATAAACTTGAACCATATGTAAAAGGTCTTGGCAAGCATGGTGGATtgctgaagaagaaaaagattGACATTGTGAGCTTGAAAGTCGAACAGGAGAAGGATAATGACTTAAACAAACATGATGCTACTCAACAGGAATTAGATAGACAATGTGAAGAAATGGAAACTATATGGAGAAAACTGCTTCCTGATGCTGCATATTCACGCCTTAAAGAATCTAAAACAGATTTTCATCTCAAG TCACCTGATGAATTGATGGAGATGGCACATAAATATTATGATGATATTGCACTTCCAAAGCTG GTGGCAGATTTTGGATCTCTTGAACTTTCACCAGTTGATGGAAGAACATTGACTGATTTCCTGCACACTAGGGGCTTGCAGATGTCTTCTTTAGGAAGAGTG GTTGAACTTTCTGATAAACTTCCTCATGTGCAATCACTTTGTATACATGAGATGGTTGTTCGAGCCTACAAGCACATTTTGCAAGCTGTTGTTGCAGCCGTTGATAATGATTCAGAATTGGCTTCATCTATAGCATCTTGCTTAAATATATTGTTGGGAGTGCCATCATCTGAAactaatgatgatgatgatactACTAGTTGTGATAAACTAAAATGGAAATGGGTAGAAGTCTTCCTCTTGAAGAGGTTTGGATGGAAATGGAAGTGTGAAAATAGTAAAGATTTAAGAAAATTTTCCATTCTTCGTGGACTGTGCCATAAg gtTGGACTTGAGCTGATTCCAAGGGACTATGATATGAATACAACATATCCTTTTAGAAAGTCAGATATTGTAAGCATGGTCCCCATATACAAG CATGTTGCTTGCTCATCTGCTGATGGTCGAACACTGTTGGAATTGTCAAAGACTTCCTTGGATAAAGGTAAATTGGAGGATTCTGTCAACTATGGCACAAAG GCACTTTCAAAGTTAGTATCAGTTTGTGGACCTTACCATAGAATGACAGCAGGAGCTTATAGTCTCTTGGCTGTTGTGCTATACCATACTGGTGATTTCAATCAGGCCACTATCTATCAACAAAAAGCATTAGATATTAATGAAAGAGAGCTTGGATTGGACCATCCTGATACCATGAAAAGTTATGGTGATCTTGCTGTTTTCTATTATAGACTCCAACATACAGAGTTGGCTTTAAA GTACGTTAATCGTGCATTGTATCTTTTGCACTTAACTTGTGGACCTTCACATCCAAACACTGCTGCCACCTACATCAACGTAGCAATGATGGAAGAAGGATTAGGGAATGTTCATGTTGCCCTGAGATATCTTCATGAGGCTTTGAAATGTAACAAAAGATTACTTGGAGCTGATCATATACAG ACGGCTGCCAGCTATCATGCAATAGCCATTGCTCTTTCTTTGATGGAAGCATACTCTCTAAGTGTTCAACATGAACAAACCACCCTCCAAATATTGCAGGCCAAACTTGGTTCTGATGATCTAAGGACTCAG GATGCACTTGCTTGGCTTGAATATTTTGAGTCAAAGGCTCTCGAACAACAGGAGGCTGCACGGAACGGTACACCTAAGCCAGATGCCTCAATCTCTAGCAAGGGTCATTTAAG CGTGTCAGACCTCTTGGATTATATAACACCAAATGCTGATTTGAAAACAAGAGAAGCACAAAAGAAGGCTCATGCCAAG TTAAATGGAAAATCAGGCCAAAATTGGGATGCAGCTTCATATGAAAATCACAAGGAGGAAGACATGTCTCAAGATTTTTCAATTACAGAAACTTCAAGTGATAAAGAAAACAAATCTGAGGTTGAATTTCAAGAACAAATGATTGATAAAGCTGAGTCCACCAACTTACACCAAACAACACTAAATGAAAGTAATAAACTGGAACAGGATGACAACTCAGTTGAAGGATGGCAGGAGGCTGTTCCGAAAGGTCGTTCACTCGTCGGTCGAAAGTCATCTTCATCAAAGAGACCTACCCTAGAAAAATTGAATACTAACTTCATCAATGTTTCCCAATCATCAAGATATCGAAGAAAGCCCACAAACATTTCTTCTCCAAGATCAAATTTCAATGAGACTATGAAAGGGCCTTCCCTTCCTGTTCAAAAAAAGTTTGTCAAGAGCTCAAGCTTCAGTCCTAAGCTGAATAGCTCTAACACCCCAGCTGCTGGAGTTGAGAAGTTAGAAGACTCAAAGTCAGCTCCAGTCAGTCCAGCTCCAAGTGGTCCTGTTAGTAGGGGCATCAGTTTTCAGTCTACAAGTAAACTATTTTCTTACAAAGAAGTTGCCTTAGCCCCACCTGGAACAATTGTCAAGGCTGTGGCTGAACAGCCACTGAAAGAACATCCCATTGTTGAACAAAATTCCAACACAAGCCCCATGATAATTGCAACAAAAGAGATTCATAGTAATGTGACAACCCCAATTCATGAAAAACAGCAAGAATCTTCCCATAGAGAAAACAAAGTAAAGGAAGTTGTTGTAGTGACAGAAACATTAAAAAGTAATGTTGAAGTAGAAAACAAGGATGTTGTGATAGAAAAGAAAGTTGAAGTTGGAAACATCACAACCATGGAGGTTGAGAAATCTGATTGTTTAAACTCCAATGGTACATCAGAGTTAGAAACATTCCACAATGTAAATCCCTTGAccattttaattgaaaataaaatacagtTACATGATTGCAATGACGACTCAACATCAAAAGAAGGAGAAAATCCACAACCATCTGAAGAAGAAAAGCAAGATGAAATAGAAATTGGAAAGGAACCAATCAAGAAACTTTCAGCAGCTGCACCACCATTTAATCCATCCACAGTTCCAGTTTTTGGTTCTGTTCCAGTTCCAGTTCCAGTTCCAAGTTTCAATGATCATGTTGGTATTTTGCCTCCACCAGTAAACATTTCTCCTTTGCTTGCAGTCATCAATCCACGAAGATCTCTTCATCAATCAGCAACAGCTAGAGTTCCATATGGTCCACGTATTTCTGGTGGCTATAATAATAGATATGGTAATCGCATTCCACGAAATAAAACTGTATTTCACTCCACTGATTCCAACCTTCCTACAATAATGAATCCACATGCCACAGAGTTTGTACCTTCACAAACTTGGGTTCCTAATGGCTATCCTACTACTTTCCCTCCACTCTCTCCCAATGCTATTCTTGATTCACTAAATGACACCCCAGTGAATCAAAATGAAACATTTCTTGATGAGCAAGTTACAGAATTTAGCTGTGAAAAGAAGCCAATTGAGCAAAATCCTGAACAAGACCCATCTGCCAACAATGAAAATAGTTTTCCTAAACTACAAGAACAGGATACAGACCTTAGCCACAAAATTGATTCTAGTCCAGTGGATGAAGTAGCCAACGACGACACAGTAGATGAGGGAAAGCCAAGCAAATGCTGGGGAGATTACAGTGACAATGAAGCTGATACAACTGAGGTTATAGGTTAA